The Leucobacter sp. UCMA 4100 genome window below encodes:
- a CDS encoding SHIRT domain-containing protein — protein MKRFSTLFVTLLAGAVLLLAVAAPASAATPVDINVTADAYALDGSGQITSDSEFLYDSAKGDDPGNSYQIAYRGNLKLDKMWSSYRLFKLAWGFGKPDPETAWNGKTFSGEWDISFRVDSSVVSSDPSFVECGALQAEIEAQNPSTLLGTFIRCSDVAYDDATGLYTAHFTLVNPDGSKVTGKQLDENQPTSLHLTTPAQAFYVKQSSFEVGKTFIMTKPHVSGEMKMDAFFHSMMPITFDATGSDVALTMTQTYDAEHTFVSGTPGRTLPAAVTDLLPSTQTMLTNGTTATPTAPTETNVRDGQGVWIFAGWQPESALIEGANVRFTGTWVYEVDPDATFTVRHTFVSADETELPDEVLDLAPESVMATQGNTVTPTPLTTTSVKIATGVWSFTGWQPETATIDGADVTFTGTWSFKKAVTPPVDPVDPDPTDPDPTDPDPKKPDPTKPGPVTPKPGHDPAPKVPLATTGGAGLIGWGIAGIALILTGVTGIVVTARKP, from the coding sequence GTGAAACGTTTCAGTACTCTTTTCGTGACACTCCTCGCGGGAGCTGTCCTGCTCTTGGCAGTTGCAGCCCCCGCGAGCGCCGCAACTCCCGTCGACATCAACGTGACCGCCGACGCGTATGCGCTTGACGGCAGCGGGCAGATCACCAGCGATAGCGAGTTTCTCTACGACTCCGCGAAGGGCGACGACCCTGGCAACTCCTACCAGATTGCCTACCGCGGCAATCTCAAGCTCGATAAAATGTGGTCTTCGTACAGACTCTTCAAACTCGCATGGGGATTCGGCAAACCTGACCCCGAAACGGCGTGGAACGGCAAGACCTTCAGCGGCGAATGGGACATATCGTTTCGCGTCGACTCGAGCGTTGTCTCGAGCGACCCGTCTTTCGTTGAGTGCGGGGCCCTGCAAGCCGAGATCGAAGCCCAAAACCCGTCAACACTGCTCGGAACCTTCATTCGCTGCAGCGATGTCGCCTACGACGATGCCACCGGGCTATACACGGCCCACTTTACGCTCGTCAACCCCGACGGTAGCAAGGTGACTGGCAAGCAGCTCGACGAAAACCAGCCCACGTCGCTGCACCTGACCACCCCAGCGCAGGCCTTTTACGTGAAGCAGTCAAGCTTTGAAGTTGGCAAAACATTCATCATGACCAAGCCACATGTCTCTGGCGAAATGAAAATGGATGCGTTCTTTCACAGCATGATGCCCATCACCTTCGACGCCACTGGAAGCGACGTCGCCCTGACAATGACGCAAACCTACGACGCCGAACACACGTTCGTCAGCGGAACCCCGGGCCGCACCCTACCGGCCGCGGTAACCGACCTCCTGCCGTCAACCCAGACGATGCTCACGAACGGAACCACGGCAACCCCCACCGCACCGACCGAGACAAACGTGCGCGACGGGCAAGGCGTGTGGATCTTCGCCGGCTGGCAGCCCGAATCAGCACTCATCGAGGGCGCGAACGTGCGCTTCACCGGAACATGGGTGTATGAGGTCGACCCCGACGCCACATTCACCGTACGGCACACCTTCGTCAGCGCCGATGAGACCGAGCTCCCCGACGAGGTTCTCGACCTCGCTCCCGAGAGCGTCATGGCGACACAGGGCAACACCGTTACGCCCACCCCGCTCACGACCACCTCGGTGAAAATCGCGACCGGGGTGTGGTCATTCACCGGCTGGCAGCCTGAGACCGCCACGATCGATGGAGCCGACGTCACCTTCACCGGCACCTGGAGCTTCAAGAAGGCGGTCACGCCGCCGGTAGATCCGGTCGATCCAGACCCAACTGATCCTGACCCGACTGATCCTGATCCCAAGAAGCCCGACCCTACCAAGCCCGGCCCCGTCACTCCGAAGCCAGGGCACGACCCTGCCCCGAAGGTGCCGCTTGCAACGACCGGCGGAGCGGGCCTCATCGGGTGGGGCATCGCGGGCATCGCGCTCATACTCACCGGCGTCACCGGCATCGTCGTGACCGCTCGAAAACCCTAG
- a CDS encoding GntR family transcriptional regulator, translating to MTVSNVERVRGALRQRIITGELQAGEHLNELALSREFGVSRVPVREAIRALESEGLVDSKLYSGSHVSELPAEDATDLFEVREAIEKAIARKAARRAPGAGGAAADGSADGGTAEVAPDWAEARAEITEILAEGDAALAAGRTDLMAGLNMRFHQGVAALAGSPVQALLLRTIAGTIERLYVADAERRPRRSWPEHHTIIEAIDAGDAETAGRLMALHVRRSKRSYFKGLEARVAGSAGSGAEAGSDA from the coding sequence GTGACCGTGAGCAATGTCGAGAGGGTTCGTGGCGCCCTGCGCCAGCGCATCATCACCGGCGAGCTGCAGGCTGGCGAGCACCTCAACGAGCTCGCCCTCAGCCGCGAGTTTGGCGTGAGCCGCGTTCCCGTGCGCGAGGCCATTCGGGCCCTCGAGTCAGAGGGCCTCGTCGACTCGAAGCTTTACTCTGGCTCGCACGTGAGCGAGCTCCCCGCCGAAGACGCGACCGACCTCTTCGAGGTGCGGGAGGCGATCGAAAAGGCGATTGCCCGCAAGGCTGCCAGGCGGGCTCCAGGCGCTGGCGGGGCTGCCGCTGACGGCAGTGCCGACGGCGGCACCGCCGAGGTCGCGCCCGACTGGGCCGAGGCCCGCGCCGAGATCACCGAGATTCTGGCCGAGGGTGACGCGGCCCTCGCCGCAGGCCGCACCGACCTCATGGCCGGCCTCAACATGCGCTTTCACCAGGGCGTCGCCGCCCTAGCCGGAAGCCCCGTGCAGGCCCTCCTCTTGCGCACCATCGCCGGCACGATCGAGCGCCTCTACGTCGCCGACGCCGAGCGCCGCCCCCGCCGCTCCTGGCCCGAGCACCACACGATCATCGAGGCCATCGACGCGGGCGACGCCGAGACCGCGGGCCGCCTCATGGCGCTGCACGTGCGCCGCTCGAAGCGCAGCTACTTTAAGGGGCTCGAGGCGCGGGTTGCGGGCAGTGCGGGCTCGGGCGCCGAGGCCGGCTCGGACGCGTAG
- a CDS encoding helix-turn-helix domain-containing protein, protein MNNTADETLDTVGPRLKNLRLRRDVTLVALAEATGISASTLSRLEAGVRRPTLEQLLPLARYYGVTLDSLVDAPRTANPRIDLRPMTIDGGAIVIPLTRRPGGVQAYKFVLPAGNDDEVPEPRTHEGHDWAYVLNGTLRLVLGDQDLRLQAGEAVEFDTRTPHWFGATSAGPVEYLSLVGRQGQRAHVRPAIGGPAGELPGGPAGEPAGEVPG, encoded by the coding sequence ATGAATAACACCGCCGACGAAACCCTCGACACGGTTGGTCCGAGGCTCAAGAACCTGCGCCTGCGCCGCGACGTGACCCTCGTGGCGCTCGCCGAAGCGACCGGCATCTCGGCCAGCACCCTCTCGCGCCTCGAAGCCGGGGTGCGCCGCCCAACCCTCGAGCAACTGCTGCCGCTCGCCCGGTACTACGGCGTCACCCTCGACTCACTCGTCGACGCCCCGCGCACCGCAAACCCGCGCATCGACCTGCGGCCCATGACGATTGATGGCGGTGCGATTGTGATTCCGCTGACCCGCCGCCCCGGAGGCGTGCAGGCCTACAAGTTCGTTCTGCCCGCCGGCAACGACGACGAAGTGCCCGAGCCGCGCACCCACGAGGGCCACGACTGGGCCTACGTGCTGAACGGCACCCTACGGCTCGTGCTCGGCGACCAAGACCTCAGGCTGCAAGCCGGCGAGGCGGTCGAGTTCGACACCCGCACCCCGCACTGGTTCGGCGCCACGAGCGCCGGCCCGGTCGAGTACCTGAGCCTCGTGGGGCGGCAGGGGCAGCGGGCGCACGTGCGGCCAGCCATCGGCGGGCCGGCGGGTGAGTTGCCGGGTGGGCCGGCGGGTGAGCCGGCGGGCGAGGTGCCGGGCTGA
- a CDS encoding dipeptide ABC transporter ATP-binding protein has product MQQDANTNATDALVSVDGLTVAFTTDSGETQVLHGIDLDIFPGERVAIVGESGSGKSTVAAAIMGLLASNGRVSGGSITLRGQELTGASERDMRSIRGEQIGLVPQDPMSNLNPTMKVGAQIADTIRAHPASHGDLSRTGVKQRVTELMSLAGIPGAERRSRQYPHEFSGGMRQRVLIAIGLACNPQLLIADEPTSALDVTVQRQILDHLQTLINAEGIALLFITHDLGLAADRADRVIVMRHGRIVEQGTPEQILKDPREEYTRRLVDAAPSLVAVRDGSRDGDDDAAKVLSEPEAVAGAAGGAAAGQDALLRVRNLTKDYRIRGGGGTLRAVNDISFDVAPGTTTAIVGESGSGKTTLSRMVLGLEYPTSGTVHLGDEDIAAAKGARMRAARRRMQPVFQDPFGSLDPTYSIERLIDEPLRIFGIGDRASRRARVAELLDQVSLPRAVAQRRPAQLSGGQRQRVAIARALAINPQLVVCDEAVSALDVLVQDQILDLLAELQADIGLTYLFITHDLAVVRQIAHEVLVMKQGAVVESGPVDTIFQTPETEYTAQLLDSIPGAAFFA; this is encoded by the coding sequence ATGCAGCAGGACGCTAACACGAACGCCACCGACGCACTCGTCTCGGTTGACGGCCTCACGGTCGCCTTCACGACCGACTCGGGCGAGACCCAGGTGCTGCACGGCATCGACCTCGACATCTTTCCCGGCGAGCGCGTCGCGATCGTTGGCGAGTCGGGATCGGGCAAGTCGACGGTCGCAGCGGCGATCATGGGCTTGCTCGCTTCAAACGGCCGAGTAAGCGGCGGATCGATCACCTTGCGTGGCCAAGAGCTCACGGGCGCGAGCGAGCGCGACATGCGCAGCATTCGTGGCGAACAGATCGGCCTCGTTCCGCAGGACCCGATGTCGAACCTGAACCCGACCATGAAGGTCGGCGCGCAGATCGCCGACACGATTCGGGCGCACCCCGCGAGCCACGGCGACCTGTCGCGCACTGGCGTCAAGCAGCGCGTCACCGAGCTCATGTCGCTCGCGGGCATTCCCGGCGCCGAGCGCCGCTCGCGGCAGTACCCGCACGAGTTCTCGGGCGGCATGCGCCAGCGCGTGCTCATCGCGATCGGCCTCGCCTGCAACCCGCAGCTGCTCATCGCCGACGAGCCCACCTCGGCGCTCGACGTCACGGTGCAGCGGCAGATTCTCGACCACCTGCAAACCCTCATCAACGCCGAGGGCATCGCGCTCCTGTTCATCACCCACGATCTCGGCCTCGCGGCTGACCGTGCCGACCGCGTCATCGTGATGCGGCACGGGCGCATTGTTGAGCAGGGAACTCCGGAGCAGATTCTCAAGGATCCGCGCGAAGAGTACACCCGTCGCCTCGTCGACGCGGCTCCCTCGCTCGTCGCGGTGCGCGACGGTTCACGCGACGGCGACGATGACGCGGCGAAGGTGCTGAGCGAGCCGGAAGCGGTCGCGGGTGCCGCGGGCGGTGCTGCCGCCGGGCAAGACGCGCTGCTTCGCGTGCGCAACCTCACCAAGGATTACCGCATTCGTGGCGGTGGCGGGACCCTGCGCGCCGTGAACGACATCTCGTTCGACGTCGCTCCCGGCACCACGACGGCGATCGTGGGCGAGTCGGGCTCTGGCAAGACGACGCTCTCGCGCATGGTGCTCGGGCTCGAATACCCCACGAGCGGAACCGTGCACCTCGGCGACGAAGACATCGCCGCCGCGAAGGGTGCCCGCATGCGGGCCGCGCGCAGGCGCATGCAGCCCGTGTTCCAGGACCCCTTCGGTTCGCTCGACCCGACCTACAGCATCGAACGCCTCATCGACGAACCGCTGCGCATCTTCGGCATCGGCGATCGTGCCTCACGCAGGGCCCGCGTCGCCGAGCTGCTCGACCAGGTATCGCTGCCCCGCGCGGTCGCGCAGCGCAGGCCCGCGCAGCTCTCGGGCGGCCAGCGCCAGCGCGTCGCGATCGCCCGTGCGCTCGCGATTAACCCGCAGCTCGTCGTGTGCGACGAGGCCGTCTCGGCCCTCGACGTGCTCGTGCAAGACCAGATTCTCGATCTGCTCGCCGAACTGCAGGCCGATATCGGGCTCACGTACCTCTTCATCACGCACGATCTCGCCGTGGTGCGTCAGATCGCGCACGAAGTGCTCGTCATGAAGCAGGGAGCCGTCGTCGAGTCGGGGCCTGTTGATACTATTTTCCAAACGCCAGAAACCGAGTACACCGCACAGTTGCTCGACTCGATTCCCGGGGCGGCGTTTTTCGCCTAG
- a CDS encoding glutathione S-transferase family protein, with translation MTDTTAETGQFSTKGAYVTGANEFSRDTNYIEDRIVRDPEAVKRLPAPPKSNIGSLGYGLSEGAEAWPVEPGRYRLIAAAACPWANRTIIVRRLLGLEDAISLGMPGPTHDVRSWTFDLDDGGRDPLLGTERLQENYFKRFPDYPRGITVPAIVEGASGKVVTNDYPQITLDFSTEWREFHRDGAPNLLPEGELEDMWPVIKRVFTEVNNGVYRCGFAGTQAAYDEAYNRLWIAMDWLEERLATRRFLMGGTITEADVRLFTTLARFDAVYHGHFKTNRNKLSEMPNLWGYARDLFQTPGFGDTIDFEQIKKHYYITHEDVNPTQIVPAGPDLSNWLDPHDRERLGGEPFGDGTPPEARPLLIAR, from the coding sequence ATGACCGACACCACAGCCGAGACCGGCCAGTTCTCAACGAAGGGCGCCTACGTGACCGGCGCAAACGAGTTCTCGCGCGACACGAACTACATCGAAGACCGCATCGTGCGCGACCCCGAGGCAGTGAAGCGTCTGCCCGCGCCCCCGAAGTCGAACATCGGATCGCTCGGCTACGGGCTGAGCGAGGGCGCCGAAGCCTGGCCCGTTGAGCCGGGCCGCTACCGCCTCATCGCGGCAGCCGCGTGCCCGTGGGCCAACCGCACGATCATCGTGCGCCGCCTGCTCGGGCTCGAAGACGCCATCTCACTCGGCATGCCCGGCCCAACGCACGACGTACGGTCGTGGACATTCGATCTGGACGATGGCGGGCGCGATCCGCTGCTGGGTACTGAACGGTTGCAAGAAAACTACTTCAAGCGGTTTCCTGACTACCCGCGCGGCATTACGGTTCCGGCGATCGTCGAGGGCGCAAGCGGCAAGGTCGTCACGAACGACTACCCGCAAATCACGCTCGACTTCTCGACCGAATGGCGCGAGTTTCACCGCGACGGCGCCCCGAACCTGCTGCCAGAGGGCGAGCTCGAAGACATGTGGCCGGTGATCAAGCGCGTGTTCACCGAGGTGAACAACGGCGTGTATCGCTGCGGCTTCGCGGGCACGCAGGCCGCCTACGACGAGGCATACAACCGACTGTGGATCGCGATGGACTGGCTCGAAGAGCGCCTTGCGACCCGCCGATTTCTCATGGGTGGCACGATCACCGAGGCCGACGTGCGTCTCTTCACGACGCTCGCGCGCTTCGACGCCGTCTACCACGGGCACTTCAAGACGAACCGCAACAAGCTCAGCGAGATGCCGAACCTGTGGGGCTATGCCCGCGACCTCTTCCAGACCCCGGGCTTCGGTGACACGATCGACTTCGAACAGATCAAGAAGCACTACTACATCACGCACGAAGACGTGAACCCGACACAGATCGTTCCGGCGGGGCCCGACCTTTCGAACTGGCTCGATCCGCACGACCGCGAGCGGCTCGGCGGCGAGCCCTTTGGCGACGGGACGCCACCCGAGGCGCGGCCGCTGCTCATCGCGCGGTAG
- a CDS encoding Ig-like domain-containing protein gives MEDTDVKIPGGVEEVKVLAESASGGDGAAVKNGGSGGKGGAGYRGYLDAWNPQTLPVEPGGVLQVRVGKKGEDARGDRGGKGGSGGVAGGNGGNGFNKGGGGGGGGGSTSITYLKPNGTQGWFFELSGGGGGGGGSSDYPNVPLHGGDGAVAGKASSNGKPGSNPHNAYINCAYDSETKHGTTFAGNQGMSGGGGGGGGSRNSYGCGGHSVQDSSGGGGSGSAFISSDSEMIDNALRFDDYDGTSGNGWVWISAEPTSVVSLDTSKTNLCVGNEQTVDIVVKNDSGAAQPLLLLNLWLESPGKEKKLVLSRHFGAVVETHSLGDLPIGKHKASIEMKPDSRDWNFRGENLAAELNVIGCGEATETAIEVAEDGLKAAQKTTVQAHVHTAAGAPVREGQVAFWVAPPGSDANEPEPSNRLLVAVGPDGVASADIAPLGRTNSFYAEYLGSENFSGSLDSVDRKAAARWKTELSFTHPETILTGKMIKFSMQARAIKNPGDPVYWGENDRVTTRLSLDMVGQKTGHRENYKGFSLPSFNRSEGVSFLSANDLVLPTPVDVYDYTLSFLEEDPLFDADPIHGTFTIVEPSNSIDLVVPETVEASASDVFAEVLVQWQSGLELADGEVFVEIDGAPVESQGLTNGKGSWPLNTDALGKHTVTATYTHSDDKSVLSANAEYEVTKIESVTKLALDEETLVYGDDARVTAQVSNAVPAVQPEGTVTFYIDDEAITSAALEDGEATATFEAGLFDRLGDVAIHAEFTPSAELPMVGSKSSAQVLTVVARPTTAAATAPESLTYGEALRVEVAVDGDGLEPKGTVLFTSDDDLREEVEVRDGVATLVIDRPGVALHTIEAKFVPAMGHPQLGSVAKPVTVDVQPRATELTLASERPALTVKTSETMRAEVSTDLDGVVPEGTVIFEVDGQEVAAEHAPSRVTGSTAVFETDITIDLVTNITLSARFVPEPEFIESSAEAVLAVQPVQSEVTLALHGPLTYGESLSLLIAATTPESDWAKASGAITVTLNGEDIFEPHLSEDGTATMPLVGLPAGEHTVVVEYPGTDDIAAASFSTSFVLKRAQSSVFVEIDPAELALGEPFSVTTTVNRSSLGSLPRLATLPADGDVELFVDGVSSGTVTLVDGQAEAGLPGLSGGAHVVTARYLGNQNHEASEAQVDVEVRLAETTVSVEAAPVMLDEGDTTVLTATVGGLLEGFDVTGAVQFVVDGKNFAEPVALTSGSAALTVKDLTPGAHTVTAVFSGDGNYEASAADPIEVAVTPAPGSKSPLAGGGSQNTNGQGHLAHTGGSPHEALLLAAVMLLTGASLLVARRSWLTRGRR, from the coding sequence GTGGAAGACACCGATGTCAAGATTCCTGGCGGGGTTGAAGAGGTCAAGGTTCTTGCCGAATCTGCCTCAGGTGGAGACGGCGCCGCGGTGAAAAATGGTGGTAGCGGCGGTAAGGGCGGTGCAGGCTACCGCGGCTATCTCGACGCATGGAACCCGCAAACGTTGCCCGTCGAGCCTGGTGGGGTGCTTCAGGTGCGCGTTGGCAAGAAGGGGGAGGACGCTCGGGGTGATCGCGGCGGCAAGGGCGGTTCGGGAGGCGTCGCTGGTGGCAACGGCGGCAATGGCTTTAACAAGGGAGGCGGTGGCGGCGGTGGCGGCGGATCAACGAGCATCACCTATCTCAAGCCAAATGGCACACAGGGTTGGTTTTTTGAGCTCTCTGGCGGCGGTGGCGGCGGTGGCGGATCATCCGACTACCCCAATGTCCCGCTTCACGGCGGAGACGGAGCCGTTGCTGGCAAAGCTTCGTCGAATGGAAAACCAGGGTCTAACCCACATAACGCATACATAAACTGCGCCTATGACTCAGAGACGAAGCATGGAACGACCTTCGCCGGCAACCAGGGTATGTCGGGTGGCGGTGGCGGCGGCGGGGGCAGTAGGAATTCCTACGGCTGCGGCGGGCACAGCGTGCAAGATTCGAGCGGTGGTGGTGGATCGGGTAGTGCTTTCATCTCGAGTGATTCAGAAATGATTGATAACGCACTGCGCTTTGACGATTACGATGGAACAAGCGGCAACGGCTGGGTTTGGATTAGCGCAGAGCCCACTTCAGTGGTCAGTCTCGATACCAGTAAAACGAACCTGTGCGTAGGCAATGAGCAAACCGTCGATATTGTTGTCAAAAATGATAGTGGTGCGGCGCAGCCCCTGCTGCTTCTGAACCTTTGGCTTGAGTCGCCGGGTAAGGAAAAGAAACTCGTGCTGAGCAGACACTTTGGTGCTGTTGTCGAGACGCACAGCCTCGGTGATCTGCCGATTGGCAAGCACAAGGCGAGCATCGAGATGAAGCCTGATTCGAGGGACTGGAACTTTCGAGGCGAAAACCTGGCGGCTGAATTGAACGTTATCGGCTGCGGTGAGGCAACTGAGACCGCGATCGAAGTCGCAGAAGATGGGCTGAAAGCAGCCCAAAAAACAACCGTTCAGGCTCACGTTCACACAGCGGCGGGGGCCCCGGTTCGTGAGGGGCAGGTCGCTTTTTGGGTCGCTCCCCCTGGAAGCGATGCAAACGAGCCCGAACCTTCAAACCGGCTGCTCGTCGCGGTTGGGCCTGACGGGGTTGCCTCGGCAGATATTGCACCACTGGGCCGAACAAACAGTTTTTACGCTGAGTATCTCGGCAGCGAAAACTTTTCGGGTTCTCTCGACAGTGTCGACCGAAAGGCTGCGGCCAGGTGGAAAACGGAGTTGAGCTTCACGCACCCAGAGACGATTCTGACTGGTAAAATGATTAAGTTTTCGATGCAGGCACGGGCTATCAAGAACCCTGGCGACCCGGTGTATTGGGGCGAAAACGATCGTGTCACGACACGGTTATCACTCGATATGGTGGGCCAGAAGACAGGCCACAGAGAGAACTACAAGGGTTTTTCGCTACCAAGCTTTAACCGTTCCGAGGGGGTCAGCTTTCTCAGCGCCAATGACCTGGTACTGCCAACTCCCGTCGATGTCTACGATTACACACTCAGTTTTTTGGAAGAAGACCCACTGTTTGATGCTGACCCGATACACGGCACCTTCACGATTGTTGAGCCCAGCAATAGTATCGATCTGGTTGTGCCCGAAACGGTAGAAGCGAGTGCAAGCGATGTGTTTGCCGAGGTTCTGGTGCAGTGGCAATCAGGCCTCGAACTCGCTGACGGTGAGGTATTCGTTGAGATTGACGGCGCCCCTGTCGAGAGTCAGGGCTTGACCAACGGGAAAGGCTCATGGCCGCTAAACACCGATGCGCTGGGCAAACACACGGTCACTGCAACGTACACGCACTCTGATGATAAAAGTGTGTTGAGCGCGAATGCAGAGTACGAGGTCACCAAGATTGAATCTGTGACGAAGCTTGCGCTTGATGAAGAAACGCTTGTGTACGGTGACGATGCACGCGTCACGGCACAGGTATCGAACGCTGTCCCGGCCGTGCAGCCTGAAGGCACCGTCACCTTCTATATAGACGACGAAGCCATCACTTCAGCTGCTCTGGAAGACGGTGAAGCAACGGCGACCTTCGAGGCAGGTCTTTTTGACCGGCTGGGAGATGTGGCGATTCACGCCGAGTTCACTCCCAGCGCCGAGTTGCCAATGGTTGGGTCAAAGTCGAGCGCACAGGTGCTCACGGTTGTTGCACGACCGACAACAGCGGCTGCAACCGCGCCCGAGTCGCTTACCTACGGCGAAGCACTGCGCGTTGAGGTTGCTGTTGATGGAGACGGGCTTGAGCCGAAGGGTACCGTGCTCTTCACCTCTGACGACGATCTTCGTGAAGAGGTAGAGGTGCGCGACGGCGTAGCAACCCTTGTGATCGATCGCCCAGGTGTTGCCCTTCACACGATCGAAGCCAAGTTTGTTCCGGCCATGGGGCACCCGCAGCTTGGCTCGGTGGCCAAGCCTGTGACGGTTGACGTGCAACCGAGAGCGACCGAGCTGACACTCGCTTCTGAGAGGCCCGCGCTCACCGTGAAAACGTCTGAAACGATGAGGGCTGAGGTCTCGACAGATCTCGACGGGGTAGTGCCAGAAGGCACGGTCATTTTTGAGGTCGATGGTCAGGAGGTGGCTGCCGAGCACGCCCCGAGCCGTGTTACTGGTTCAACGGCCGTGTTCGAAACAGACATCACCATCGACCTGGTGACCAATATCACGCTTTCAGCGCGCTTCGTGCCCGAGCCAGAATTTATCGAGAGCTCAGCCGAGGCAGTGCTTGCGGTGCAGCCTGTGCAGAGCGAAGTGACCTTGGCTCTGCACGGCCCTCTGACCTATGGAGAGAGCCTCTCATTGCTTATCGCGGCAACGACTCCCGAATCTGACTGGGCAAAGGCGAGCGGTGCCATCACGGTGACGCTGAACGGTGAAGACATTTTCGAGCCGCATCTTAGTGAAGACGGTACGGCGACCATGCCGCTCGTGGGGCTTCCTGCTGGTGAGCACACTGTCGTTGTTGAGTACCCGGGCACCGACGACATCGCTGCGGCGTCGTTCAGTACGTCGTTTGTTCTGAAACGGGCTCAGAGCAGCGTTTTCGTCGAGATTGATCCCGCTGAGCTTGCTCTGGGCGAGCCCTTCTCTGTCACTACAACGGTGAATAGGAGCAGCCTCGGTTCATTGCCGAGGCTTGCGACGCTTCCCGCTGATGGCGACGTTGAGCTCTTCGTAGACGGAGTCTCGTCGGGTACCGTGACGCTGGTTGATGGGCAGGCCGAGGCGGGTCTTCCAGGTCTCTCTGGCGGTGCGCACGTCGTGACTGCGCGATATCTTGGCAACCAGAACCACGAGGCATCAGAAGCTCAGGTCGATGTTGAGGTTCGTTTGGCCGAGACTACTGTTTCGGTTGAGGCCGCTCCGGTCATGCTCGACGAGGGTGACACGACCGTCTTGACCGCAACTGTTGGCGGGCTGCTCGAAGGCTTTGACGTAACCGGAGCCGTGCAGTTCGTTGTCGACGGCAAGAACTTCGCAGAGCCCGTTGCTTTGACCAGTGGGTCGGCAGCCCTCACGGTGAAAGACCTCACGCCCGGAGCCCACACGGTCACGGCAGTGTTCAGCGGCGACGGTAACTACGAGGCCTCGGCCGCTGACCCGATTGAGGTGGCGGTTACGCCCGCGCCAGGCTCGAAAAGCCCTCTCGCTGGCGGAGGATCACAAAATACCAACGGCCAAGGTCACCTCGCTCACACCGGTGGGTCTCCCCACGAAGCGTTGCTGCTAGCCGCGGTGATGCTCCTAACTGGCGCTTCATTGCTGGTGGCGCGGCGCAGCTGGCTGACGCGCGGGCGGCGTTAG
- a CDS encoding NAD(P)/FAD-dependent oxidoreductase, protein MHHPHETREYEVAILGGGSAGLSAALTLARARRSVIVVDHGQPRNAPAAAAHGLLGNEGVDPLRLLEKGRAEASAYGATIAHAEVRSAERLEEGGFAVELGDGARVVAQQLIIATGTRDELPEIEGLAARWGRDVVHCPYCHGWEIRDQRIVLIATGPMSAKQAMLFHQWSAHVTLVTSGLSFGGDDLEMLAALGIDVVTDTVSRVEVADDRITGALLASGGRLGADALAVPTFARARLEGLEPLGLDVTENPMGVAVTTDEAGRTSVAGVWAAGNVANPTTQVSESAAQAGRVAMTLNTEMVFARANAAVAAGAAS, encoded by the coding sequence ATGCACCACCCACACGAAACCCGCGAGTACGAGGTCGCCATTCTCGGCGGCGGATCGGCCGGGCTCAGCGCCGCCCTCACGCTCGCGAGGGCCCGTCGCAGCGTCATCGTCGTTGATCACGGCCAGCCACGCAATGCACCGGCGGCCGCGGCGCACGGCCTGCTGGGAAATGAGGGGGTCGATCCGCTGCGGTTGCTCGAGAAGGGGCGTGCCGAGGCATCGGCGTACGGGGCGACGATCGCGCACGCCGAGGTTCGGTCGGCCGAGCGCCTCGAAGAGGGCGGGTTCGCCGTCGAGCTTGGCGACGGGGCCCGCGTCGTCGCACAGCAACTCATCATCGCGACCGGAACGCGCGACGAGCTGCCCGAGATCGAGGGGCTCGCGGCCCGGTGGGGGCGCGACGTCGTGCACTGCCCGTACTGCCACGGCTGGGAGATTCGCGATCAACGCATCGTTCTCATCGCGACCGGACCCATGTCGGCCAAGCAGGCCATGCTGTTTCACCAGTGGAGCGCACACGTGACGCTCGTGACGAGCGGGCTCAGCTTCGGCGGCGACGACCTCGAGATGCTCGCTGCCCTCGGCATCGACGTCGTGACCGACACGGTCTCGCGCGTCGAGGTCGCCGATGATCGCATCACCGGGGCCCTGCTGGCAAGCGGTGGGCGGCTGGGGGCTGACGCACTGGCGGTTCCGACGTTTGCGAGGGCTAGGCTCGAGGGGCTTGAGCCGCTCGGCCTCGACGTCACCGAGAACCCCATGGGCGTCGCCGTCACGACCGACGAGGCGGGGCGCACCTCGGTCGCGGGCGTGTGGGCGGCGGGCAACGTCGCGAACCCGACCACGCAGGTGAGCGAATCGGCCGCGCAGGCAGGGCGCGTCGCCATGACGCTGAACACCGAGATGGTGTTCGCCCGCGCCAACGCGGCGGTCGCTGCGGGGGCTGCCTCGTGA